In a genomic window of Gemmatimonadaceae bacterium:
- a CDS encoding sigma-70 family RNA polymerase sigma factor — MADEHDASDARLVHAARLGDAGAFDALVGRYLRSAHALAFAIARNHLDAEDICQDAFVRALEQLDKCRSEARFAGWFFAIVRSTALNHQRRERLRRGEPIEGLDTYSHEDPVAEAERSELRARLGAALAVLGERECSVVLLHDLEGRAHREIANALGISDVSSRQYLFVARQKLRAALADLHAQRTDDD; from the coding sequence ATGGCCGACGAACACGATGCATCGGACGCACGGCTGGTCCACGCGGCCCGTCTCGGCGATGCCGGGGCGTTCGATGCGCTCGTCGGTCGATATCTGCGCTCGGCGCACGCCCTCGCATTCGCGATCGCCCGCAATCATCTGGACGCGGAGGACATCTGTCAGGACGCATTCGTGCGCGCGCTGGAACAGCTCGACAAATGTCGCAGCGAGGCGCGGTTCGCTGGATGGTTCTTCGCCATCGTGCGAAGCACGGCGCTGAATCACCAGCGTCGCGAGCGGCTTCGACGGGGCGAGCCGATCGAGGGGCTCGATACCTACAGTCACGAGGATCCCGTGGCGGAAGCCGAACGGTCCGAGCTTCGCGCACGACTCGGCGCGGCGTTAGCCGTCCTTGGCGAACGAGAGTGCAGCGTCGTTCTGCTGCACGATCTCGAGGGACGGGCACACCGCGAGATCGCGAATGCGCTCGGAATCTCCGACGTGAGCTCGCGCCAATATCTCTTCGTTGCCCGACAGAAGCTGC
- a CDS encoding cold shock domain-containing protein has protein sequence MREFLRIPFDDIAEAAGLVAALSRQLASPRVDLRDVGTIEVGVVARGAGADVYLSAGALTATERAFGAPPEFSKVETLPGDLVWILRDGERKFLGRGDVLSQLIPEPPEPLYTQRTSIGIVKLWRDDKGYGVIESTDTAPWDIWSHFAAIEGTGFKSLTVGERVEVTYHHAKQDSYRYVAERVRRLLNT, from the coding sequence GTGCGTGAATTCCTTCGCATCCCGTTCGATGACATCGCCGAGGCCGCAGGACTCGTAGCCGCGCTGAGTCGGCAGCTCGCATCACCTCGCGTCGACTTGCGAGACGTAGGGACAATCGAGGTCGGCGTCGTTGCGCGTGGTGCGGGCGCGGACGTGTATCTCAGCGCCGGAGCACTAACGGCGACGGAGCGCGCCTTCGGTGCGCCGCCGGAGTTCAGCAAAGTGGAAACGCTTCCGGGCGATCTCGTCTGGATACTTCGTGACGGCGAAAGAAAGTTTCTCGGACGGGGCGACGTTCTGAGCCAGCTCATTCCCGAGCCGCCCGAGCCGCTGTACACGCAACGGACGTCGATCGGGATCGTGAAGTTGTGGCGCGACGACAAGGGCTACGGCGTGATCGAATCAACCGACACGGCGCCGTGGGACATCTGGTCTCACTTCGCCGCCATCGAGGGCACGGGCTTCAAGTCGCTCACGGTCGGCGAGCGCGTCGAGGTAACGTACCATCACGCGAAACAGGACAGCTACAGGTACGTGGCGGAGCGCGTCCGGCGGCTTCTGAATACATGA